A single window of Halobacillus naozhouensis DNA harbors:
- a CDS encoding branched-chain amino acid ABC transporter permease: protein MKNVYLQSAVVLLLFAAAPFFISSFHITLLTEILILAIFALSLNVLVGYTGMVSLGHAAFFGTGAYSAGIIAQHISANMLITLFGAVLCSIVLAGIIGLFCMKVNGFYFLMLTLAFSQMVYSFVYQSTGWTGGSNGLSGIPSPVLFGWEIPNIVWLFYVIAALFMMLYAGLRIVVGSPFGKVLVGIRENEKRLKSMGYNTYLYKYAAFVISGALGGVSGSLYTYFNGFIAPSDVYWTMSGTVLIMVLIGGSGTMIGPVLGAAMIVILETVIATYTDMWMLILGSIFILFVIFFPSGIYGIWQDIVSRFQKQHIHPEAAKINKERAS from the coding sequence ATGAAAAACGTCTATCTTCAAAGTGCGGTCGTTCTTCTATTGTTCGCTGCTGCTCCGTTTTTTATATCTTCGTTTCATATCACCTTGCTGACTGAAATACTTATTTTAGCAATTTTTGCCCTAAGTTTAAACGTGCTTGTTGGATATACAGGAATGGTGTCATTAGGACATGCGGCTTTTTTTGGAACAGGAGCTTACTCGGCGGGGATTATAGCACAACATATATCCGCTAATATGCTGATCACCTTGTTTGGGGCGGTCCTTTGTTCGATTGTTCTTGCTGGAATCATCGGCTTGTTTTGTATGAAGGTAAATGGTTTTTACTTTCTCATGCTTACCCTGGCCTTTTCACAAATGGTGTATTCGTTTGTCTATCAATCAACGGGATGGACGGGAGGCTCTAACGGTTTATCAGGAATTCCAAGCCCGGTCTTGTTCGGCTGGGAGATTCCCAACATCGTCTGGCTGTTTTATGTTATTGCCGCCCTGTTTATGATGCTTTATGCCGGGCTTCGAATTGTTGTCGGATCGCCTTTTGGAAAAGTATTAGTAGGGATTAGAGAAAATGAGAAGAGATTGAAGTCGATGGGGTACAACACGTATCTTTATAAATATGCGGCCTTTGTGATTTCCGGTGCTCTAGGCGGGGTGTCGGGTTCTCTCTATACCTATTTTAATGGCTTTATCGCTCCAAGCGATGTGTACTGGACGATGTCAGGAACGGTACTGATTATGGTATTAATCGGTGGATCTGGAACGATGATCGGGCCTGTCTTAGGGGCAGCGATGATCGTCATCCTTGAGACTGTTATTGCGACCTATACAGATATGTGGATGTTGATTCTTGGTTCCATATTTATTCTGTTCGTTATCTTTTTCCCTTCTGGCATTTACGGGATTTGGCAAGATATTGTTAGCCGCTTTCAAAAACAACATATCCACCCAGAGGCAGCCAAAATCAATAAGGAACGAGCTTCCTAG
- a CDS encoding branched-chain amino acid ABC transporter permease — protein sequence MEVIIAQFINGLSYGMLLFVLTCGLALVFGILGVLNLAHGSLYMIGSYVAYSITTTFTQSFWTALVVAPLVVAVIALIIERTLLRVTYRLGHLSQVLLTFGLAYVFHDLTKLIWGSNVLSIRVPDLLSGSVSLAGQTFPLYRLVIIGVGVVVAAGLWWLQNKTRWGAIIRAGLSDREMIGALGININFVFTAIFVLGGILAGFGGVVASPILGLYPDMEFQTLILALIVLVIGGLGSIAGTFTASVLVGLLETFGRYLFPELSMFLIFGLMAMILVWRPNGLLGKQVVEG from the coding sequence ATCGAGGTGATCATTGCTCAATTCATCAATGGATTGTCCTATGGGATGTTACTGTTTGTCCTTACATGTGGACTTGCCCTTGTCTTTGGTATATTAGGGGTTCTCAATTTGGCGCACGGTTCTTTATATATGATAGGATCCTATGTCGCTTATTCGATAACCACAACTTTTACCCAAAGTTTCTGGACAGCTCTTGTTGTGGCCCCTCTTGTCGTTGCAGTGATCGCGCTTATTATTGAGCGCACACTGTTGCGAGTGACGTATCGACTAGGACACTTATCTCAAGTGTTATTAACGTTTGGATTAGCCTACGTTTTTCACGATCTGACAAAATTGATTTGGGGGTCGAATGTGCTTTCTATACGTGTTCCAGATCTATTGTCTGGATCTGTTTCACTCGCCGGCCAGACATTTCCCCTTTATCGACTGGTGATCATCGGTGTGGGCGTGGTAGTTGCCGCTGGGCTCTGGTGGCTCCAGAACAAAACAAGATGGGGAGCCATTATCAGGGCTGGGTTAAGTGACCGTGAAATGATAGGGGCTCTCGGAATTAATATTAATTTTGTATTTACGGCCATTTTTGTGCTTGGAGGTATTTTGGCTGGTTTCGGTGGAGTCGTCGCTTCTCCTATATTAGGGCTCTATCCGGATATGGAGTTTCAGACACTGATTCTCGCTCTGATCGTGCTGGTGATTGGCGGACTAGGATCGATCGCAGGGACCTTCACGGCCAGTGTGCTTGTTGGCCTGTTGGAAACTTTTGGTCGTTATCTATTTCCTGAGTTAAGCATGTTTCTCATCTTTGGACTTATGGCCATGATCCTAGTGTGGCGTCCGAATGGCTTGTTAGGAAAGCAGGTGGTGGAAGGATGA
- a CDS encoding ABC transporter substrate-binding protein produces MRKSVCQLLCRAALLMLLSACGNSAMNQSGDSADGEASSDSDDTIKIGAILPFSGVYASLGKDLSAGMKLYFESVGWEAAGEKIELIEEDTAADPQEALRRTRKLMDQDNVDILTGAVSTAVAYAIRDEVDSNQLPYLASHAGGNDLTRGERSDYIWRSSFSSWQIGNSMGQWAYDNVGDQIYVAAADYAFGKEVSSAFMEAYEAAGGEIVGEVYPPLGNNDYASYLTTISDSEADGVYAFFAGSDAVRFVQQFEEYGLKEEIDLLGSGWLVSEDLRESIGSAAEGIYAASFWDYNLENEQNQKFVEAYEAAYDRRPTVESLEGYDAARILVETIESLDGDVSDPDKVIEAMSAVEFDSPRGPFAFDQETHHVIQNMYVLETVMEEGRTENKVVEKIENVQDPGK; encoded by the coding sequence ATGAGGAAATCGGTATGTCAATTACTTTGTAGGGCAGCCTTACTGATGTTGTTGTCCGCTTGCGGAAATAGTGCGATGAACCAGTCTGGAGATTCTGCTGATGGAGAGGCATCCAGTGACTCAGATGACACGATCAAAATTGGGGCCATCTTACCTTTTTCAGGAGTCTATGCTTCCCTTGGAAAAGACTTATCTGCTGGGATGAAGTTGTATTTTGAAAGTGTCGGCTGGGAAGCGGCTGGAGAAAAGATTGAATTGATCGAAGAGGATACGGCAGCTGATCCTCAGGAAGCATTGCGACGCACGAGGAAGTTAATGGATCAGGATAACGTCGATATTTTAACGGGTGCTGTGAGTACAGCGGTGGCTTATGCGATTCGTGATGAAGTGGATTCTAATCAACTGCCATACCTGGCTTCACATGCCGGCGGAAATGATCTGACGAGAGGTGAAAGAAGCGACTATATATGGAGGTCTTCATTCTCCTCCTGGCAAATTGGTAACTCTATGGGTCAGTGGGCTTACGATAATGTAGGAGATCAAATTTATGTGGCCGCTGCAGATTACGCTTTTGGAAAAGAAGTATCCTCAGCCTTTATGGAAGCTTATGAAGCGGCAGGCGGGGAAATTGTCGGGGAAGTTTATCCACCGCTTGGAAATAATGATTATGCTTCCTATTTGACAACGATAAGTGATTCGGAAGCTGATGGAGTGTATGCCTTCTTCGCTGGAAGCGATGCTGTTCGTTTTGTTCAGCAGTTCGAGGAATATGGGTTGAAAGAGGAAATTGATTTGCTTGGTTCTGGCTGGCTAGTATCTGAAGACTTAAGAGAATCCATTGGAAGTGCGGCTGAGGGCATCTATGCTGCAAGTTTCTGGGATTACAATTTAGAAAATGAGCAAAACCAGAAATTTGTTGAAGCTTATGAAGCAGCTTACGATCGTCGCCCGACCGTTGAATCTTTAGAAGGCTATGATGCTGCCCGTATTCTGGTAGAAACAATTGAATCCTTAGATGGTGATGTTTCAGACCCGGATAAAGTCATTGAGGCTATGTCTGCTGTTGAATTTGACAGCCCCCGCGGACCTTTTGCTTTTGACCAGGAAACACATCATGTCATTCAGAACATGTATGTCCTTGAGACGGTTATGGAAGAGGGACGCACGGAAAATAAAGTGGTTGAGAAGATTGAGAATGTACAAGACCCTGGAAAATAA